A stretch of DNA from Kiloniellales bacterium:
CGATGGCTTCCCAGCCGGCCGCCCGGGCCGCGTCGAACGCCGCCTGTGCCTCGCTGAGGGTGCCCGCTTGGTTGGGCTTGATCAGCGCGGTGTTGCAGGCACCGAGAGCCGCACCGTCGCGGATCCGCTGCGCGTTGGTGCAGATGAAGTCGTCGGCGACCACCTCGACCCGCGGGCCGGCCGCCGCAGTGAAGCGCGCCAGCGCCTCGCCGTCGTCCTCACCGAGCGGATCCTCGATCGCGACGATCGGGTAGCGCTCGAGCCAGCCGAGGAGCATCGCTGCGAGCGCGTCGGCGTCGACCTCGCGCCCGTCGCGCGCCAGGCGATAGTGGCCGCCGCGCCCGAAGTCGGTGGCAGCGATATCCAGCGAGATCGCCACCTCGTCGCCGGGTATCCGGCCCGCCAGCTCGATGGCGCGCAGAAGGTAGTCCAGCGCCTCCTCGTTGCTGTCAAAGGCCGGCCAGTAGCCCCCCTCGTCGGCCACGCCCTGCAGGCGGCCCGCCTCGGCCATCAGCTCGCCCGCAGCGCGGTAGACCTCGGCGGTCCAGTCCAGCGACTGCGCGTAGTCGCTCGCACCGACCGCGATAACCATGAAATCCTGCACGTCGACGCGCCGTCCGGCATGAGCCCCGCCGCCGAAGACCTGGATTTCCGGCAGCGGCAGGTCGAGGTCGTCGGCCTCGCCGGCGAGATGGCGCCAGAGCGGCAGGCCGCGCGCGGCGGCGGCGGCCTGCGCCACCGCCATCGACGTCGCGACCAGCGCGTTGCCGCCAAGCCGTGCGCGCTCGGGCGTGCCGTCGAGTTCGACCATGGCCGCGTCGATGCCGGCCTGGTCCGCGGCCGAGCGCCCGCGCAGCAGCGCGGCAATCTCGCCGTCGACCGCGGCCACGGCACCGCGCACGTCGAAGCCGCCGAAGGCCGTGCCGCCGTCGCGCCGGTCGAGCGCCTCGGCGCTGCCGGTCGAGGCTCCGGCAGGCGCGATGGCTCGCCCGAGGGCGCCGCCCGCGAGGCGTACCTCAGCCTCGACGGTCGGGCGGCCGCGCGAGTCCCAGATCCGGCGCCCCCGGACGGCCACGATGGTGTCGTTCATGTATCGAGTTCCTCGTTCCAGGCGGCAAGAACCGCCTCTAGCCTGTCTGCGGGAGCCGAGAGAAGGCGCCGCGCGCAGCGGCGCACCCGCTCCCGGTCGGCCTCTGCGGTGATGTACTCGACCGGCGATTTACCGTCGACCCGTGCCAGCAGCAACCCGGCCAGGAGATCCGCGGCGCGGGCCTCGAGGTCGACTGGCGGCTCCCAGTCGACCCCGGCGAGATAGCTGCTGGCCATCGCTGTGAAGGCGGCGTTGAAGCCGTTGCGCGCCGCGGGGGTCCACAAGGACTTCAGCAGCAGGTGGTTGACGCAGAAAGCAAGATCGAAGGCCGGGTCGCCGATGCAGGCGCACTCGGCGTCGAGGAAAACTGGGCCTCCCGGGCCGGCGAGGATGTTCTTGGGGCTGACGTCGCCGTGGATCATCGCGAGGCGGGTTTCGGCGGTGCGGGCGCTCAGACCGAACAGGACCTCGCGCAGGTCGGGATGGCGCGCGGCGGTCGCCTCGAGGTAGGGCTCCAGCCGGATGGCGTGGAAAATGTCGTGACGGGGGAAGCGCCGGGCGACCTCATCGTCGCCGGCGGTGGCCGCGTGGATCGCTGCCAGGCGGTGCCCGATCTCGGCCGCGAAGGCCGGGTCGGCGCGGCCATCGCGTAGCTCGTTCTTCCAGAGGCGGTGGCTCGCCGGGTCGAGGTAGCTCATCGCGCAAAGCATCGCTTCGGCATCGTGGTGGAGGACCGGCGGCGCGGCGCCCGGCACGACGCTGCCGGCGATCTCGTACCACGCAACCTCGAAGCGGTTGCGTTCGACCGGGGCGTGCCACTCGGCCGCCACTCTGAGCTGCGGCAGCGCCCGCTTGACGCAGAAGGTCTGCTCGGGCGTCACCACCTTCCAGATGCTCGAGGAGACGCCGCCCGCGAGCGGCTCGAAGGAGGCCGTGTCGGCGCCCTCGACAAGCCCCGCCTCCCGCAAGGCTGCAAGAATCGCCGCGTCCGGTTGGGCCGTGCCCGGCTCTGACCGAGTCATGTCGTGCCCCGACTTTTGAGGACCAGCCAGGAATTATGGCGTGAACCACCGCACGCCAAAATATGAAATGCAGGACTTGGCCGGTTTCGACTTATCCCTGCGTCCGGCAGGGTTGTCGGAATGCGGGGAGTGGGAGACTGAATATTCACGGAGCACCGGCAGGATCCGGCACGAATTCACCCGGGCCGCCCCTGTAAAGCGCGACCTGTGTCGCGGGAGACTTGGCGGGGGGCGCCCGCTGGTCGAGGTCGACAGGGCTCGCTCACGGACCTCGACGCCGAATCACGCGTCGAGCTGCGTGGCGACCCGAAGCCCTGCGCCCCGAGGGACGAAGGGAAGACCCGCTCCGTCTCGACAGGCGCAGACCGCTGTCAGGGCTGCCCGAAGGCCTTCATCGCCTCGCGGGTGCGTTCCTCGACGGGTGCCCAGCAGTCGCGTGAGATGTCCATCATCATGCCCATGAGCTTCTGGGCCTCGCGCAGGTAGTCCTCGCCGGCGGCCTGGACGAAGCTGGCTTGTAAGCGGAGGGCCTCCTCCGGCCCGCTGCACCCGATCAGCGACTCCGTGCGACCGAATTCCTCGCGCAGGCGGTGATCGGCAAAAGCCATGATCTCCCGATTGAGCGCGGTCCAGCCGTCCAGCATGGCCTGGTTCGCTGCCAGCATCGTTTGCACTGTCTCCTGGTTCGACTTGGCGAAGTCCCCGAAGTCGAAAGTCTTTTCGGCCTTCTCCGCCTTCTCGCTCGCTCCGGCTTTCGCCTCGGGCGTGACGCTCTCGCTCTTTCGTCTTGGCTGGGTCATCTTCTTCGCGGCCGTCATCGTGGTGTGCCTCGTAGTATTCGGTTGATGAGAAACCGAGGCCGAGCCGGGGGGCTCTCCTCGGACCTCCGGGCGCTACTTCTTCTTCTCGGCAATCTCGATCTTTTGCTCCTTGCGCCGAGCAGGGGCCGATTTCGGCAGCCTTATGGACAGGACTCCCTTGTTCATCTCTGCCTTGATCTTGTCGGCCTCGACCCCGGAGGGCAGACGGAAGGAACGCTTGAAGGTACCGTAGCTCCGTTCGCTGAGGAAGTAGTCCTTCTCCTTTTCTTCGTGCTCGGTCCTTTTTTCGCCGGACACCGTGAGCAGGTCGTCGCGAAGCGAGACCTCGACATCCTTGTCGTCCAGGCCGGGCAACTCGATCGCGATCTCGTAGGCGCTATCGCTCTCACTGATATCGGCCATGGGACTCACCGCCATCCGCCCCCAGCCGGGAGCGGAGTCGAAATCTAAGCCGCGCAATCTCGGCCAGCCTCGGAAATAGCTGTCGAAAACGCGGTCGATGTCCTGCCGGAGGCCGAGGAACGGATCGCCCATGCCCCGCGTCACGGCGGGCGCGGCCTCCTTTTCGCGGTCCTGGGATCTCTTGACGTCGGCCTTATCGCTGTGCTTCGCCATGGCCGTGACTCCTCGGTTTGGTCGGGCGAATTCGGCGGAAGGGAGTCTGGAATCCTGGTCCGGTCCCGGCCATGATCTGCGTCAACAGTCGCCGGCCGGAAGCGGCCCGAACGCACCTCAAGCCGGTCTCCCGAGTTGACCCAGGTCAATGCTCTGGCCGAGCGCGAGTGGAAGCCTGGAATTCCGGACATGACCTGCGAGCGAGGAATGCAAATGACCATCGCGGCGATCTTGGCACTGATCGACGGCGGTCCCGGGAGCGAGGGGGCGCTGATCACGGCGACCCAGCTTGGGCAGGCCTTCGACGCCTATGTCGAAGCGCTTCACGTCCGGGTCGATCCCGAGACGGTGATTCCTGTGGTCGCCGAAGGCATGTCGGGTGCCGCCATCGGCCAGATCATGGAAAGCACGCGCCAGGGCGCCGAACAGCGGGCCAAGGAAGCGGAACGCATCTTCACCGACCTCACGACTTCCGAAGGCTTGCCGGTGATCGGCGCCGAGCAGGAGGCGGAAGCCGGCCGCTTCGCCCTGGCCTGGACCGACATCACCGGACGCGAGGCGGCCGAAACCGCCGTGCGCGGCCGGTTGTTCGACCTCACGGTGGTGGCCCGGCCCGACGACGAGGGCGAGGCAGGCGGGATCGCGACCCTGGAGGCCGCGCTTTTCGATACGGGGCGGCCACTCGTCGTTGCGCCCCCGAGCGCGGCGGCCGTGCCGCCGCGGCACTTGGCCCTGGCTTGGAACGGGACCCGCGAGGCGGCGCGGGCGGTGTGGTCGGCGCGGCCCTTCTTCGCCGTGGCCGAGCGGATCTCGGTGATCACGGTGCTGCAGGACGGTTGGGAGGCCAGCCCGGTCGAGTTGGCGAACTACCTGGCCCGCCACGGCGTTGCCGCCGAGACCCACCTGGTGAAGCTCGGAGATGTCGAGGTCGGCGAGCGTCTGCTCGCCTCGGCCGACGGGCTTGGAGCCGATCTGCTGGTTATGGGCGGCTACGGGCACAGCCGCCTGCGCGAACTTGTGCTCGGCGGTGCGACGCGCAGCGTGCTGGCGCGGGCGTCCTTGCCGATCCTGATGGCGCACTGAAGCCGCCCAGGCTCTCGCCGATTATGAGGCGCGCGAAAGGAAGGATGCGATGTTGACCTACGAGGATGCCGTGGCCTTGTCGGACCTGACCGAGGAGGAGATCGAGGCTATCATGGAGCACGAGCATCTGCCCGCGATGGTGGCGGCCGAACTCGGCAACTACCTGGTCCATTCGCCGGAGGGCGTGCCGATGCTCAAGCGCATGATCCTCGAGGACATCGAAGCGGCGCGTGGTCGCGGCGATTGGGATCATGCGATGAAGCTGCGGCTGGTGCTCAGGCACTTCGTGCAAACCCATCCGCAGCACGTTGAGGCGGAAACCGCGGCCGGAGAGACGGCAACCTAGAGTCCTGCAGTCCCGGCCCGCTGCGGAGCCGCAGCTGTTCGAGAGGCCTTGAGGAGTTCCGAGATGATCCTGAAGCTG
This window harbors:
- a CDS encoding enolase C-terminal domain-like protein, whose protein sequence is MNDTIVAVRGRRIWDSRGRPTVEAEVRLAGGALGRAIAPAGASTGSAEALDRRDGGTAFGGFDVRGAVAAVDGEIAALLRGRSAADQAGIDAAMVELDGTPERARLGGNALVATSMAVAQAAAAARGLPLWRHLAGEADDLDLPLPEIQVFGGGAHAGRRVDVQDFMVIAVGASDYAQSLDWTAEVYRAAGELMAEAGRLQGVADEGGYWPAFDSNEEALDYLLRAIELAGRIPGDEVAISLDIAATDFGRGGHYRLARDGREVDADALAAMLLGWLERYPIVAIEDPLGEDDGEALARFTAAAGPRVEVVADDFICTNAQRIRDGAALGACNTALIKPNQAGTLSEAQAAFDAARAAGWEAIVSARSGESEDVTIVHLAVGWRAKQLKVGAFARSERMAKWNEGLRIAEAFGQAGGRLPAREAFPWGR
- a CDS encoding aminoglycoside phosphotransferase family protein, which gives rise to MTRSEPGTAQPDAAILAALREAGLVEGADTASFEPLAGGVSSSIWKVVTPEQTFCVKRALPQLRVAAEWHAPVERNRFEVAWYEIAGSVVPGAAPPVLHHDAEAMLCAMSYLDPASHRLWKNELRDGRADPAFAAEIGHRLAAIHAATAGDDEVARRFPRHDIFHAIRLEPYLEATAARHPDLREVLFGLSARTAETRLAMIHGDVSPKNILAGPGGPVFLDAECACIGDPAFDLAFCVNHLLLKSLWTPAARNGFNAAFTAMASSYLAGVDWEPPVDLEARAADLLAGLLLARVDGKSPVEYITAEADRERVRRCARRLLSAPADRLEAVLAAWNEELDT
- a CDS encoding phasin family protein, which translates into the protein MTAAKKMTQPRRKSESVTPEAKAGASEKAEKAEKTFDFGDFAKSNQETVQTMLAANQAMLDGWTALNREIMAFADHRLREEFGRTESLIGCSGPEEALRLQASFVQAAGEDYLREAQKLMGMMMDISRDCWAPVEERTREAMKAFGQP
- a CDS encoding Hsp20/alpha crystallin family protein, whose translation is MAKHSDKADVKRSQDREKEAAPAVTRGMGDPFLGLRQDIDRVFDSYFRGWPRLRGLDFDSAPGWGRMAVSPMADISESDSAYEIAIELPGLDDKDVEVSLRDDLLTVSGEKRTEHEEKEKDYFLSERSYGTFKRSFRLPSGVEADKIKAEMNKGVLSIRLPKSAPARRKEQKIEIAEKKK
- a CDS encoding universal stress protein, whose amino-acid sequence is MTIAAILALIDGGPGSEGALITATQLGQAFDAYVEALHVRVDPETVIPVVAEGMSGAAIGQIMESTRQGAEQRAKEAERIFTDLTTSEGLPVIGAEQEAEAGRFALAWTDITGREAAETAVRGRLFDLTVVARPDDEGEAGGIATLEAALFDTGRPLVVAPPSAAAVPPRHLALAWNGTREAARAVWSARPFFAVAERISVITVLQDGWEASPVELANYLARHGVAAETHLVKLGDVEVGERLLASADGLGADLLVMGGYGHSRLRELVLGGATRSVLARASLPILMAH